In the Girardinichthys multiradiatus isolate DD_20200921_A chromosome 4, DD_fGirMul_XY1, whole genome shotgun sequence genome, one interval contains:
- the LOC124866827 gene encoding uncharacterized protein LOC124866827, with protein sequence MLITHHLAVANVFTTVDLLLGFLQRLSSFFSQFSMESRQQWLTRLKNELSNSPLVSNVAFGFILMGLEKLVELEFECPCNPMWNGAFSSAFFIIPAVMAFTLMQIVQGCRCNAWCRKTVSLSSFVPAVVWLILLFLDGQYFACAMTDWEGRFVLVDKAAPQKWCEPIREGDVTTQELMLRSQRLFVFSQVIGIILLIFICAGLVVYVIRESCQQEVEMQDADVAELTVLRMSSVRTRTS encoded by the exons ATGTTAATTACGCATCACTTAGCTGTTGCCAATGTGTTCACAACGGTGGACCTTCTTTTGGGCTTTCTGCAGCGGTTGTCTTCATTCTTCAGTCAGTTTAGTATGGAAAGTAGACAACAATGGCTTACCAGACTGAAAAATGAACTTAGCAACAGTCCTCTGGTATCAAATGTGGCTTTTGGGTTCATCCTCATGGGACTAGAGAAGCTCGTGGAGCTGGAGTTTGAATGTCCTTGCAATCCTATGTGGAATGGAGCATTTTCATCAGCATTCTTCATCATTCCTGCTGTCATGGCCTTTACCTTGATGCAGATCGTCCAGGGATGCAGGTGCAATGCATGGTGCAGGAAAACTGTTTCCCTTTCCAGTTTCGTTCCCGCTGTCGTTTGGCTGATTTTGCTGTTCCTCGATGGCCAGTACTTTGCCTGTGCTATGACAGACTGGGAGGGAAGATTTGTACTCGTTGACAAGGCAGCTCCGCAGAAGTGGTGTGAGCCAATTAGAGAGGGAGATGTCACCACACAAGAATTAATGCTCCGCTCTCAGCGgctctttgtgttttctcag GTAATAGGAATAATCCTCCTCATTTTCATCTGTGCCGGTCTGGTCGTGTATGTAATCAGAGAAAGCTGCCAACAGGAGGTGGAGATGCAGGATGCAGATGTGGCAGAGCTCACCGTGCTCAGGATGAGCTCAGTACGGACCAGAACATCATGA